The Rhopalosiphum maidis isolate BTI-1 chromosome 4, ASM367621v3, whole genome shotgun sequence region ATAAAAGATAGCTTTTAGACAAATAGCATTTTGTTTCATGAGTAAATCTAGTTAGTgagttttttatttctttttctatttttcttttgttaattttgtaCCTGACAAATATGTGTggtatattttgttcaaataacatttatttaccaaGTTAAgtaccattatttttaaaatttataataacatttatcatttatttaaacatgtgTGTTCACTATTGTCAATGGACAAAAACAACGGCtcaaactttttaattgacataatatggaaattatgattatcaaaattgtaatagtGTTATACTGTAACCAAGTAACCCACCTAAAAACTAtttgatacatatatttttacttccaTTATGGTCTTAAGGATAATACAAACTTATATCTTTCCATTTTAATCTCTAGTTTGTACACTATATaggataatttatgttttgctatttaacaataaagtaatataatttctatagttattattatcatattcaatatataaataatattttagaacttaATTAGTGCAGCTTTAatcattagtaaaataatctattgtTACAACTTAAAAAGCACAGACGTTTTTAACCAAACTTtgctaaaatatcaaattaggTTATTCAACCACAGActgaagtattattattattattttttattaatatttttacacatgaTCTACTTAACAaagtatatgttaatatactatatgatatatattttatttttagcttaGATTTTACATGTTAAAACtggatgtattaaaatttcaccaatgaaataattatgtatcgtAATATTAGtgcatcattataaaatgtatctttttttttcacacgAGCATACTATTTGTTAGTTTATAAGATagtggtatttatatttttataatatatacagctcTTACCAAATACATTGGTAAAAAATGTGAGCGCGGCGCCGTCctttttacaatttgtattccCAAACTGCTGCAACTGTGTCCCTATTGACCTCTGTACTGTACAACTGTGTGTATAGACTACGGATAACACGAGTATTCAAGTGTTAATGATTCAGACAAGATGTGagagaatcatttttttttggtttggaaCAcaattgtatcatattatacacaaaataaataattttgttattattattttatacattcttaaatcaatattttattttatgtataatttagttaaaactattaaacattgtttaatatattttaaaatcttttttttatattttatatattatgtcagttgaattaattgttttattttcgtcattattattattattattgttctacaacacgtatgtattatgttaatttacttttatttcttACTTATTACTGTAAACTGttatattgttgataaaaaaaaagtataattatgaattatacttaAGTATTAGTTAGTTTATTGTGATTGTTCTGCTTGTAATTactttttcatcaaattttatgttttaaatataaatatatatacctatataatatatattttatgtaatttttaacataataactataatttttacattgagtaaaatatatttgtataataaaacaaattgatttattgcaataccattatgtaataattaaaattaattgttaatttcttatctatttttatacaccTTAATTATACTTGTGACTAGTTTAAAAAacagacatttttattataatattttaaaatgtaaaaaaaaaaaataataataaaaggtaaCTAATAGAACTTAAACAAActatttcttttgtttttaatatcatagagATCCTGaagtacttaatttattgacttataacaatacacacacacacacacacacatatatatatatatatacatgtgtgtgtgtgtgtgtgtgtgttaattTAAGTATCTCATTTATTCGTCATTAGACTTTCCACTTGACTAGTTGGCactttaatgtaaattattttttttggtctTGCATCATTAGACATTTGCACAAAATCATCCTGATCTTCCCATTTCCTTCTTTCGCGGACTTCTTTGGCACGTTTATGATCTAACCAGTTAATTATACAAGATGCTGGTACCCATATCAAACCAGTAATCAAAATCACTGTGCCTACAATGTTATCCTTTAAGAACCTTAGCatcttgttaatattaatttcttcaATAATATCCCAAAAACGTTCTACAACATCTTGAATAGTTTTCTCACATGCGCCCTATTACAAATcaacattatcattaattaaatattttcttttcacTAAGCATTCAATAAACAATTCAATAGTACTTTGTTACAAAATCCTTGAATACATGGCGTTCCATCAGGTAATACATCAGGTGGATCAACTGGATAACATGTATCGTTTAAATTTATGCGACAACAACGTTTGCATGATTgtaatactgaaaataaaaaactattataattaacaactgtatcaaaattaaattaaaaatatcttaaaaaattgaatgtctAAAAACacccataaattattttttacttactaGTATCACACATACAACTTTGTAATCCTTGTGTCTCGCAAAACGGTATGCATTTACCAGAACGACATTTACCCCTTTCAAGGCACCCAGTACCATCAGGCATAGGTGGACTTTTAGGACACTCAGCTCCAGTACCTGTACAACGAGATTCTTGCTCACAAGTGGCAAATTGCCCTTCACGACATTTCACTCCAGATGCcataaattgacaattttgacAACATGGAGAGTTTTTATcactaaacaaaattaatcacAACATTCAATgacaattaaattacaacatatagtatattttattttaatacctgcATCTAGCACCTTGAGCTCTTCTGAGTTTACAGTTTTTGTCACAGCAAGAGTCATTGTCTTCAGTACCTAAAAGACCAGCATCACATTCTTCATTTCCTTCAACTCTAAGATTACCACAAAATGATTCCTCAGGTTCAGAAAAACAACGCGCTGATTTGGCTTGTAATACTTTACGTATAGACCGTAAACTACATGGAGAGAAtctctaaaaaaatttaaaataaatgtagataaatttttaactattttttttttattcaaactcaCTTTGTTGTTAATATCATATCCACTGacactatatgtatacataagaaAAGATCCTCCCTGGCTAGCCGTAGGACTACATTCAGTTATATCTGGATCATGTTCAGATCCCCAATTGTGACCAAATTCATGAGCAGTAACTAAATCTGCTTCTCGTGTAATTACTCGTTGACCATAATGATTACGGCTTGAACTTAGACCAGAATtaaggtataatgtatacccatttttaaaatactctgTTACATTAAATgtcaaatcataaaattgtaaattttttaaaaaataattttttttaaattattaatgcttCCATCACCTGGTGTACAAATTCCACCGACAGAATTACGTCTAGGAGAACCAACATAAGCTAGTCCTAGAATACCTCCTTCAAATTTTAAGTCAGTAAATAGATGGGCCAAGCAGAAGTCTTTATGGCTATATTCACGGCTAAAAACCTGCCATCAGCAaagcaatataaataagtaatagataaattttaagaaattgagtttattttattagttaatgaaacaaatatagttcttttattgagtttaaaaaaaagcaaaagtAGAGATGCATGTTAACATAATTGGTAAAGCCTAAGGTTATTTATATGccgagtatatttattaattcaatag contains the following coding sequences:
- the LOC113559354 gene encoding ADAM 17-like protease isoform X1; its protein translation is MKKPTSLLNLFLLFITGNVQCSIHKNLAHFETLHASDFSHTIVKRGISDSPHPLNKVKEVSFTTLGRDFRLILTPKKGLLHHQFEATSIDAEGNETPVAVDHDHFYDGRVFGEKSSHASVHLDKGVMTAIIDVPGETYHIEPSWRHMVDKDNKTMVTYKASDVRLSWEHSDQNQNKPCAYVKEDAEVETVDEDDDNLNSITRSKRDADSYDYMITPTRTRCPLLLVADYRFFREMGGGDTKTTINYLISLIDRVHKIYNDTLWLERQESDGFRGMGFVIKKITVHSDPTKVRSSEDHYNMIREKWDVRSLLEEFSKSKDVSKYCLAHLFTHQTFRSKRSSVLGLAYIASPRSYAIGGICSPEYFKNGYTLYLNSGLSSSRNHYGQRVITREADLVTAHEFGHNWGSEHDPDITECSPTASQGGSFLMYTYSVSGYDINNKRFSPCSLRSIRKVLQAKSARCFSEPEESFCGNLRVEGNEECDAGLLGTEDNDSCCDKNCKLRRAQGARCSDKNSPCCQNCQFMASGVKCREGQFATCEQESRCTGTGAECPKSPPMPDGTGCLERGKCRSGKCIPFCETQGLQSCMCDTILQSCKRCCRINLNDTCYPVDPPDVLPDGTPCIQGFCNKGACEKTIQDVVERFWDIIEEININKMLRFLKDNIVGTVILITGLIWVPASCIINWLDHKRAKEVRERRKWEDQDDFVQMSNDARPKKIIYIKVPTSQVESLMTNK
- the LOC113559354 gene encoding ADAM 17-like protease isoform X2, translating into MKKPTSLLNLFLLFITGNVQCSIHKNLAHFETLHASDFSHTIVKRGISDSPHPLNKVKEVSFTTLGRDFRLILTPKKGLLHHQFEATSIDAEGNETPVAVDHDHFYDGRVFGEKSSHASVHLDKGVMTAIIDVPGETYHIEPSWRHMVDKDNKTMVTYKASDVRLSWEHSDQNQNKPCAYVKEDAEVETVDEDDDNLNSITRSKRDADSYDYMITPTRTRCPLLLVADYRFFREMGGGDTKTTINYLISLIDRVHKIYNDTLWLERQESDGFRGMGFVIKKITVHSDPTKVRSSEDHYNMIREKWDVRSLLEVFSREYSHKDFCLAHLFTDLKFEGGILGLAYVGSPRRNSVGGICTPEYFKNGYTLYLNSGLSSSRNHYGQRVITREADLVTAHEFGHNWGSEHDPDITECSPTASQGGSFLMYTYSVSGYDINNKRFSPCSLRSIRKVLQAKSARCFSEPEESFCGNLRVEGNEECDAGLLGTEDNDSCCDKNCKLRRAQGARCSDKNSPCCQNCQFMASGVKCREGQFATCEQESRCTGTGAECPKSPPMPDGTGCLERGKCRSGKCIPFCETQGLQSCMCDTILQSCKRCCRINLNDTCYPVDPPDVLPDGTPCIQGFCNKGACEKTIQDVVERFWDIIEEININKMLRFLKDNIVGTVILITGLIWVPASCIINWLDHKRAKEVRERRKWEDQDDFVQMSNDARPKKIIYIKVPTSQVESLMTNK